From Candidatus Binataceae bacterium:
ATCCAACTATAAGCGAACAGATGACCATGGGCGCGAACCTCGCGCCGCGGTGAACAGATGAGAGTCGAGCAAGCGATGTTTGGTGCGGGCTGCTTCTGGAGCGTCGAGGAGGCATTTCGCCAGGTGCCGGGCGTGGTGAACGTAGCCGTCGGCTACAGCGGCGGGACGGTCCTGAATCCGACCTATCGGATGGTCTGTAGCGATCGCACGGGTCACGCCGAAGTGGTGTGCGTTGAGTACGATGCAGAGCAGGTTTCCTACGATGATCTGCTGAATGTGTTCTGGCAGATCCACGACCCTACCACGCTAAATCGGCAAGGCGTCGACTTCGGATCGCAATACCGTTCGGCGATTTTTTTCTATGGCGACGAGCAGCGCGCCTGCGCCGAAGCATCCAAGAAAGAACTTCAGCATTCGGGCCGTTTTGGTCGTCCGATCGTCACCGAAATATCGCCTGCAGGCGCATTCTACCGCGCCGAGGAATATCATCAGCGCTACCTCGAGAAAGCCGGGCTGTCGGAGGGATGCGGTTTCAACGGTTGCGGCGGGAAGATCGTGCGCAAAGCATTGCGCCACGGCTGACCCTTCCAACCCGACTCGCCAAGGGACACGAGCATCGTGGTGTCCTCGGATCATGGCGGGATGAACTTGTCTGTGTATGCCTGCCGATTCTCCAGAAACAGCTGAAGGCGCGGCGAGTGCGCCGGCGCATTCGCGGGACCGCCTGACCTCGGTAGCGGCCCGCTTTCAAGCCGTAGCTTTGCGGCGCGCGCTGATCGTAGGCGTGCTGGTTCTGCTGGTGATGGTCGGGCTGTTCCTGTCGAATTTCGCGGTCAACAAAGCGCTTGGGTACTGGGAGCTGATGTTTCCAGTTTTCGGTGTCGCATGCGTGTGGCACGAGCTGGCCGACGGCGCTGCGTATGTCAAGCCGCTATGGCGCGTACTGCTGCGTCAGTTTTTCCACTGGATGTTTCCGATTGTCGCGGTGCGGGTTCTGTTCCTCCAGCATGCGCGCGGCGAGATGTCCGCCGATTCGGTCGCGCTTGTGGTCCTGGTCTTGCTCGCGCTCACTTGCTTCCTCGCTGGAATACACTTCGACAACAGCTTCGTGTGGGTCAGCTTGGTCCTAGTCGCGGCAGCAATTGTAGGGACCGAGGTCGAGACCTATTTGTGGCTGATCGCGGTTCTGGGGGCCGTCGCTCTCGCGCTGGCGGTGCTTTCGAGCGTGTTGCTCCGCAGACGCGGGGGCGCTGCAAACGCACCCTCCGGCTGATGATGCGCCACACCGAGCTAATTTCCGCGTCCCGACGGCCGGCATTTAAGGGCAGGCCAAGGTGGTGTACAAGGCTTGTTAAGAGGTTGATTCCAAGCTGTCAATTTCGTGTTTCCTCTAGCGATTTTGGCTGTTATCGGCTTGACGTGCGCTGATATAGGCTAATATAGAGAGTCAGGCCAAGAATGAGCCGCTATAACGAATACCGACGGGATGTCCTCGAGGTCAGCCGGAGACTGTCAGAGGGCGGATATTTCGGCACCAAGTCAGGTACCGCCGGGAACGTCTCGGTGCTGGTCGAAGGCGAAGAAGTGATTGCGATCACTCCGACCGCCATGCGTTACGACTTGATGCGGCCGGAGGACATCTGCGTCATCGATTTCCACCTCCAGCGCATAGAAGGTTCCCACCAACCTTCGATAGAGTCGCCGATGCATATCGCAGCCTACCAGGTGCGTCGCGACGTCAACGCGATCATCCACACCCATCAGGTCTACGCCAGCTCGATCAGCATCCTGAACCTCCCAATTCCGCCGCTGTTCGATGAAGTGACGCTCGCAATCGGCGATATCGTTGATGTAATTCCGTACGCGCTCTCCGGCACGCGCGAACTGCATGAGGCGGTCGCGCGCAAACTCGCCAATCGGTGCCACTGCTACCTGGTCCAGAACCACGGAGCGCTGTGCGTGGGTGAGGACCTGGAGAACACCTTCACCTATGTCGAGTTACTCGAGAAAATCTCGGTTGTGTATTCGCACGCGCTGGCCAGCGGCAAACCGATCAGCACTCTGCCCCGACCGGTAGTCGAGAAACTCGTCGCTTCAATGCTCGCGCGGCAGGACATCGAAATCGAACGCAAGGACGCGCTCACGAGAAGGGCCGCTGCGCGGCGCGCCTGAGACGTGCTGGGGTTGCGCTCAACCGTCGCCCTCTAAATGAGGCGGT
This genomic window contains:
- the msrA gene encoding peptide-methionine (S)-S-oxide reductase MsrA, translated to MRVEQAMFGAGCFWSVEEAFRQVPGVVNVAVGYSGGTVLNPTYRMVCSDRTGHAEVVCVEYDAEQVSYDDLLNVFWQIHDPTTLNRQGVDFGSQYRSAIFFYGDEQRACAEASKKELQHSGRFGRPIVTEISPAGAFYRAEEYHQRYLEKAGLSEGCGFNGCGGKIVRKALRHG
- a CDS encoding class II aldolase/adducin family protein translates to MSRYNEYRRDVLEVSRRLSEGGYFGTKSGTAGNVSVLVEGEEVIAITPTAMRYDLMRPEDICVIDFHLQRIEGSHQPSIESPMHIAAYQVRRDVNAIIHTHQVYASSISILNLPIPPLFDEVTLAIGDIVDVIPYALSGTRELHEAVARKLANRCHCYLVQNHGALCVGEDLENTFTYVELLEKISVVYSHALASGKPISTLPRPVVEKLVASMLARQDIEIERKDALTRRAAARRA